Within Populus trichocarpa isolate Nisqually-1 chromosome 6, P.trichocarpa_v4.1, whole genome shotgun sequence, the genomic segment catgaaaAGCTAATTCTAACCCTAAGTTTTCACAAAATTTAATGTAATATATTTCTGTGATACCTCAAGATTTGCCTTGATGGTAAGGCTGTGGCCTCTTCTGCCTTCGGGAAATTATTCTCCACTTTCCAAAGTCTCCATTTGCGGATGAtctctataacaaaaaaaaaaaaaaaaaaaaacccaaagacaGAGCATTCTTGGATATAGATGGTCTTTTCATTTAAGATATTAACAACTAATTAATCGAAATTTGGACTTTAGAAATTCACTCTAGGGTAAATTTCAATTTGTATTTAAGGTTTATATGTTATCTTAACCCCacttaaaactttttatttaaattaattagctTTCAAACAATTTGTTTCAATTACGTCCATATCTTCACTGCTAATGTCTGGAATATTAATGTATACGAGCTTTGGCCTGAAAATTGTTCGGTCTAGTTGTCAAAAATCCCTGGAGGATCGAGGTTGATCTTGGATTGCATGCTCTCAAAGATGGATTGGTGAAGCAGAATCTCTATAgggtttttttcgttttttttgccatgattttttttttttgtatataataattaatacgcATGGACCAGACGTTATAATgctgttattttattttgttaaactatatcacatgaaattaaaattaaaaatcttgtattttaaactaaataaactgaaattcttttaataatctaattcaagtaattaaattgtaaatataaattaatgttattatatagttatataaggaaagaaaacagGGAAATGTCTAAATTAGTGCTTATTGTCAACTAGTTTGATTCCTCACACTATTCTATgagataaaacatttttttctcaatgcaAAAAGGATGTTGgcattgtttatgtttttttagcattaattttttttaaaaactaaaaagtttatatgtacattcaataaaataaattaaaaattatatgtaccgataaataataacaattgtattaattacaataaaaaattgagtcggaaagttgatataaaaatgttattttctaggaaaaaaattgaatatttgttttggtttgaaatTGAATCCCATGAATTTTAATCGCTTtgaatagataaaattaaaatttattttgtcaaattgaacaTTAACTCGATGGTCGAAACTTATTATTAACATTGCAAGAATATCATATaaagtaaactaaaataaaatatcaaattcagttttaagtcaatttaatttaaaatgattaaattgaaagtgaaaaaagtcaagtgataaaaaatattaaagaaaaaaaaattatggataaCAATTACAACCCATCTTAGattgtgtttttctcttatattgaattttattttttaaaaaaatatttttttcatcttgcaTTGCCTTATAtgttcataattttaaatattattttatggttTATTGAACATCAATTTTGCAAAATCACCCTCAACTGTTAAAGAggattaaaataatacaataaaaaaaagaacaaaaataaaaaaaggtttgagatatgttaaatgaaaacaaaatgacccaatatttataaaaaaaaacttgaatggaaaaaaatacaataaaaaaggacttgaaaataaaaaaaggacttgaataaaaaaaaagttaaggtaATTCATGTTCATAtaaccaacattttttttaccttaactgttttattgatttttttctaattataatattataaaaaaagttaaataacaCGGGGATTTCACTATAGCTCTAGACATAGATTACTGTGGATTGCGACAGTGAAATTGCATGGATATGTTGTGTAATTAAGAGGATCATGAgggcattttagtatttttcatgttatattttttttatttttaattgaaaagttgtTGCCTCGTGTTTCACATGTCCTAGTGAGTGGGCGGCGCCTGCGCCATTAAAAAGGGACGTGAGACACTTCACAGAGGCCAAATCTAATCATTCATCGTATATCATTAGATACGCAGCCATACCCTTTTCCACATGGTGCAGCGTGTATAAACATATCATAATTGGATTACTGTCGATAATcgattgtttgtattttttcttacttttctctttcctaacaactaaaatacataattgtcatttttttatttgttatttgcttGGGTCTAGCAATCACCAGACCTAGACGCCATGGATCTGACACCCACCAGACTCAAGTGTCATGAATCTAGCATGACTGCGAGATCTAAGGTGTCTGGGTCTGGCATGATTATTGACTGCCATACTCCAGATTTAAAGTGCTTGAATTTGATATAATTGTTAGAATGAAATcgcttaaaatattttttatatttttaatatttttttatattttaaaaattaattaatattaacccaCTCTGAAATGCTTTATAATATACTAGTAATGTAGCTTATGTCTGAGaagacaaaagagaaaaaaacttaaatttagcCTTCATAATCTTTTCTAACaagaaatttcttttcttttccttctgttttttaatgtttgaatgACAAGACGAGGATAGGTGCTTGCTGATTCCAACGGACAGAATACAATCACAACGACCCAGTGCCGAGACGTTGCCCAGCAAAATTAGCCAGCCCCGTCACCGGTCACCGGAACCCACAAAACAAAACCATCTCCCTTCCTTTCCTTCCTTCCAGATCCAGACAAACGAActcaattaaacaaattaacattTCGATATGCTCTTCTCCGGTCAATTTTAATTCAACAGATCTACAATCTCCTCTATAACGAAGTCCAAAACCCTAAGTAATCCATCTTCATCCAAAATTATGGAGATAACAGAAAACGGACAAGACATGTCATCGGCGGTTACGAGTCTCCTCCCTCTCGCCTCCGTTTCTCAACAACCTTACGTATCTGAGCTTCTCTCATTCACTCTCGATCGCCTCCACAAAGTACGttacacttattttttttgaaattattattattatagagaaAGCTAACTGAATCTGTTATTGGTGGTTGAAAAAGGAGCCGGAGTTACTTCGGGTAGATGCGGAGAGAATACAGAGGCAAATGCAGGAGGTAGCGGTGGTGAATTACCGTGCCTTTATTGCAGCGGCTGATGCTTTGCTTGCTATTCGACAACAAGTTTCTTCTATTGATAACCACCTTGAATCTCTGGTACTTCTCTTGATTTTAGTTAATTGATTGATGCATTGCAATTGTAAAATCCGAAGTGATCAGCGATTAATTTGTGATTTGGAAGGAATTAAACATTATAAATACATGATTTGATTAGTACTACTTCACGGATCAATAAATAATTTGCTGGTTCTAAATGCATGTGTGATAATGAGAAGAGAGAGGTGTTAAGAGTATTTTCGTTGCCAGTCAATAGTGAAGCATTTTTTACTCGGCACGAGAACGCTAGCTTATTCtgaatttattttgagaaagTTCTAAAATTTGATTGCAATGCCAAGGAGGATTCATTCGGTATCAGGAAGGTTGGACAGTTTCTTTTAAACTGTGAAAGAGTTAACTGGATGTGTTTCTTTTAAACTGTGAAAGAGTTAACTGGATGTGGTACCTTGGTATTACTGGagttttttacaaattaagagTAAGGTTTATGTATGATTCTAGAAAATTCTTTTTTCGTTATAGGTATTTAATATGAAGTAATTACTGAATATTGTCACAGTAAcctttatatatgtatttttcaaGTGCTTTTAAGAATATGGATTCTTTATAAATCGATGtttagtttgtttgttttttcatggcAGATAACTGAGATCCCAAAGCTGACATCTGGTTGCACCGAGTTCATTGAATCTGCAGAAGAGATTTTGGAGAAGAGGAAGATGAACCAAACATTGCTAGCAAACCATAGTACATTGCTTGATTTGCTTGAAATCCCTCAACTTATGGACACGTATGTGTTTTACACATTCAATAAGGTCACGCGTTATAGTTTAATCAATGTCTAACATGGTAGATATGTTGTTTCTCAAGCTTCTACTGTAGACTAACCCTTCATGCATTTCTTGATTGGTAGTGTTGATTGGCCATCATATTCATTTTAAACTATGTGCAGTGATCCAAGTGTACAAATTAAGTTGGGAACTAAGAAACTGTTCTAACTTACCCGATTTaccatttaattaaacaatgtaATTGATGATCATGGTAAGTTTAGACACTTCTTAGAAGGTGAATTTTGCTTGCCCTTTGGAAGACTGAGATAGGAAGAAGAATTTGTTTCACGAATTTGTTTCACCTAGATGGAGAGGAACTTGGAGGAtatggtcctcatttttatttttatttttgttattctttggGTGTTTTCAATGGAATATGTTACTATTGCTTTCTAAGAATTTTGTGCAGTTGTGTGCTTGTGTGGTATGGATACTTTTCTTTGGAaggaaaatttaaagaattcttaacaaattgatattttatcctGAAAAGTGTATTAAAGATTATTAAAAACTAGATAGGACCTGGCAGTTGATTGGGGACCTGATATGAAAATGGCTGATGATTTTCTAATTGTAGTATGGCACTGAAAACTTCAACAATTCTCGTTATTTTGCAGGTGTGTAAGGAATGGAAATTATGATGAAGCCCTTGACTTGGAAGCATTTGTTTGCAAACTGTCAACCATGCACCCCAAGTGAGTGATGTCCATGTCATTTCCTTgccaaatgatattattttttccatttcttttgtgAAAGAAAGCTTACTTGGAATCTGTTTATCTCTGAAAGATTGCCTGTTATTCAAGCACTGGCTGCAGAAGTTAGGCAGACCACCCAATCTCTTCTTTCTCAGCTTCTTCAGAAACTTCGCTCTAATATTCAGGTATTATGCAGCAGTCAAATAAAATGCAAATATTCAGGCTTATGAGATGTTGAACAAAATGCAACTTCATTGTTATATGCTAAGGATTGGATTTTAATTACACAATTTTTTGGTTGTGCCATAAAACTGCAGCTGCCTGAATGCCTCCGAATTATTGGATATTTACGTCGCATAGGGGTATTTAGTGAGTACGAAATGCGTTTGCAGGTAAACTCACAAATTTCTTTTGTGTACAGTACTGATTTGGTATTCTAGGGTTATGCTAAATACAATTCTTTTTAACATTTCCAGTTTAATAGGCTACTGGATTAGATACCATGTAAGTTGATTGTGTGCTTTCTTTAGTATAGATAATATGCTTGCACCtgacaagattattttttttcccagtttCTGAGATGTCGCGAGGCATGGCTTACTGGTATTCTTGAGGATCTGGACCAACGGAATGCTTATGAGTACTTGAAAGGGATGATAAATTGCCATAGAACACATCTTTTCGATGTTGTTAACCAATATCGAGCAATATTTGCTGATGATACCTCAGGGAGTGAAGAAAATTATGATGGTGGACTTCTTTTTAGTTGGGCTATGCATCAGATTACCTCACAccttaaaacacttaaaatcaTGCTCCCAAAGATAACCGAGGGTGGGTCTCTGTCAAATATTCTCGACTCATGCATGGTAAGAATCTTGCATTGATATTGGATAAGTGCATTTGTTGTAGAATTCCTTCGAGCCTTTGCTGCAAAAATTTATGTGTGCGTGTCTCTTTGATAATTTAAACTTTCTGGTAGACTGTCATCATTCTCCTAGCTTTTTTTGGGTCACGTATACAAGtctccttttctattttttcttacgaAAGATTGAATGAAAACATGTGTTTCCCTATTTTCTAGCTCACAAGAGCGCATTATCAGCCCTTGTTATAGAAGCAAATTGTATTTAGTTGGGGTCTTGACACTTTCTGCATGCAGAATTTGATAatgtattactttttttttgttgacagtATTGTGCAGTGGGACTTAATTGGGTTGGGCTGGATTTTAGGGGCTTGCTTCCACCTCTTTTTGAGGAGTAAGGATacatcttttgttttatgttatttatttattttctctcatgTTTTCCCTTTGCAAAAGTTGATTTTGGTTATGTTGCAGGGCAGTTCTTAATTTATTCTCTAAGAATATGAATACAGCAGTTGAGAATTTTCAGGTACATGGCAAGTGTGCTGAAGTTTGGGTGTTCTTTCTTACAGTggcttgagtttttttcctCATGTTTCTTCTGAATTGGTTATTAAGAACTTCATAGTCTGGtagttttattttccttcaagCTTCTTATTGCCTGGTATTCGTAACTTGATGTCTTTACTCCA encodes:
- the LOC7470682 gene encoding conserved oligomeric Golgi complex subunit 8 isoform X1; translated protein: MEITENGQDMSSAVTSLLPLASVSQQPYVSELLSFTLDRLHKEPELLRVDAERIQRQMQEVAVVNYRAFIAAADALLAIRQQVSSIDNHLESLITEIPKLTSGCTEFIESAEEILEKRKMNQTLLANHSTLLDLLEIPQLMDTCVRNGNYDEALDLEAFVCKLSTMHPKLPVIQALAAEVRQTTQSLLSQLLQKLRSNIQLPECLRIIGYLRRIGVFSEYEMRLQFLRCREAWLTGILEDLDQRNAYEYLKGMINCHRTHLFDVVNQYRAIFADDTSGSEENYDGGLLFSWAMHQITSHLKTLKIMLPKITEGGSLSNILDSCMYCAVGLNWVGLDFRGLLPPLFEEAVLNLFSKNMNTAVENFQLVLDSHRWVPLPAVGFPSYSIGEEQQEDVTPPSYLMEHPPLAVFINGVSAAMNELRPCAPVSLKHVLAQELIKGLQAVSDSLLRYNATRMLRDNESGLFLSLCRSFIEVAYPHCATCFGRCYPGGAALIMDAKNLYDGVGRLLATSSRELQRPANNTEGKKITENGDQLVVENGVTPEVEPSGVAIADEKDQISPTVQIDEKQGDSVASV
- the LOC7470682 gene encoding conserved oligomeric Golgi complex subunit 8 isoform X2; translated protein: MLCLLFDNKFLLLITTLNLCLFVFSWQITEIPKLTSGCTEFIESAEEILEKRKMNQTLLANHSTLLDLLEIPQLMDTCVRNGNYDEALDLEAFVCKLSTMHPKLPVIQALAAEVRQTTQSLLSQLLQKLRSNIQLPECLRIIGYLRRIGVFSEYEMRLQFLRCREAWLTGILEDLDQRNAYEYLKGMINCHRTHLFDVVNQYRAIFADDTSGSEENYDGGLLFSWAMHQITSHLKTLKIMLPKITEGGSLSNILDSCMYCAVGLNWVGLDFRGLLPPLFEEAVLNLFSKNMNTAVENFQLVLDSHRWVPLPAVGFPSYSIGEEQQEDVTPPSYLMEHPPLAVFINGVSAAMNELRPCAPVSLKHVLAQELIKGLQAVSDSLLRYNATRMLRDNESGLFLSLCRSFIEVAYPHCATCFGRCYPGGAALIMDAKNLYDGVGRLLATSSRELQRPANNTEGKKITENGDQLVVENGVTPEVEPSGVAIADEKDQISPTVQIDEKQGDSVASV